One genomic window of Burkholderia diffusa includes the following:
- a CDS encoding TonB-dependent receptor translates to MSFNFAARPSRSRLALACAAVFAWPAAQAAMVDGVSADPVPGGSCNPAGHAVPVAAAAPAPTGDTLTAISVTAQRQAVDPDTPAVVESITREQIDAHTNVTTEDALKYAPNLMVRRRYIGDRNSVFAGRDFNELQSARGLVYADGLLLSNLLGSSYAYPPRWSLIAPDDIARVDVLYGPFSALYPGNAIGSTVLLTTRRPDALEASLSTQFFTQRYHDGYGFADSFGGNHQTARIANRVGKFWFSLSLDRLENDGQPMQYASPNSVYNPKLGAAVPVTGAAADIGPNGKPRTIVGAQNIERTEQINETVRMGYAFTDRIDATLTLGHWENHYRQHGETFLRDAAGNPVYGGNVSIGGRNMTVAPNAFAPQRGDQENWLYALGLNGRLDSGWRLSGVVSAYDVSRDVLRAASTVQGGAGTLFQGDGTGWRTFDLKAAAPEVKGHAFTFGYHYDNYFLRNVTYNTADWLAGPTTSLASVYRGDTRTQALFAQDAWRFAPGWLATLGLRYERWDAYGGALGNANGMLGYADRSANALSPKVALQWDATDVWRFRVSFATGTRFPTVGELFQGTISNNAIVNNSPNLRPEKAMDWDFTAERDVGVGVMRASVFQSDLRDSIYSQTTVSGASSVTNISNVDRVRVRGVELAFSGQNVGLRGLDIDANVSASNAQILADTANPAYVGSRFPRIPRMRANLLASYRFDEHWLASVGVRYSGRQFNTLDNSDVNPDVYGGTSVFTVVDLKARYRFDRHWTASVGIDNLTDRRYYVFHPYPGRTFFGELKWSL, encoded by the coding sequence ATGTCGTTCAATTTCGCCGCGCGGCCGTCGCGCAGCCGGCTCGCACTCGCCTGCGCGGCCGTTTTTGCCTGGCCTGCCGCGCAGGCGGCCATGGTCGATGGCGTATCCGCCGATCCGGTGCCCGGCGGCTCGTGCAACCCGGCCGGCCATGCCGTACCGGTTGCCGCAGCCGCGCCCGCGCCGACGGGCGACACGCTGACCGCGATCAGCGTCACCGCCCAGCGGCAAGCCGTCGATCCGGATACGCCGGCCGTCGTCGAGTCGATCACGCGCGAGCAGATCGACGCGCACACCAACGTCACCACCGAGGACGCGCTGAAGTACGCACCCAACCTGATGGTTCGCAGGCGCTACATCGGCGATCGCAACAGCGTATTCGCCGGCCGCGACTTCAACGAATTGCAGAGTGCGCGCGGGCTCGTCTATGCCGACGGCCTGCTCTTGTCGAACCTGCTCGGTTCGAGCTATGCGTATCCGCCGCGCTGGTCGCTGATCGCACCCGACGATATCGCACGCGTCGATGTGCTGTATGGTCCGTTTTCCGCGCTTTATCCCGGCAACGCGATCGGCTCGACCGTGCTGCTGACGACGCGACGCCCCGATGCACTCGAGGCGTCGCTGTCGACGCAGTTCTTCACGCAGCGCTATCACGACGGCTACGGGTTCGCGGACAGCTTCGGCGGTAATCACCAGACCGCGCGGATCGCCAATCGCGTCGGCAAGTTCTGGTTTTCGCTGTCGCTCGATCGGCTGGAGAACGACGGCCAGCCGATGCAGTATGCGAGCCCCAATTCTGTCTACAACCCGAAGCTTGGCGCCGCAGTGCCCGTGACCGGAGCGGCTGCCGACATCGGGCCGAACGGCAAGCCGCGCACGATCGTCGGCGCGCAGAACATCGAACGGACCGAGCAGATCAACGAGACGGTCCGGATGGGCTACGCATTTACGGACCGCATCGACGCGACACTGACGCTCGGGCACTGGGAAAACCATTACCGGCAGCACGGCGAAACCTTCCTGCGCGATGCGGCCGGCAATCCCGTCTACGGTGGCAACGTGTCGATCGGCGGCCGGAACATGACCGTCGCGCCGAACGCGTTTGCGCCACAGCGCGGCGACCAGGAGAACTGGCTGTACGCGCTGGGCCTGAACGGCCGGCTCGATTCGGGCTGGCGGCTGTCGGGCGTGGTGTCCGCGTACGACGTGTCGCGCGATGTACTGCGCGCGGCATCAACCGTGCAGGGCGGCGCGGGCACGCTGTTCCAGGGCGACGGCACGGGCTGGCGCACGTTCGACCTGAAGGCCGCGGCGCCTGAAGTGAAGGGCCACGCATTCACGTTCGGCTATCACTACGACAACTATTTCCTGCGCAACGTCACGTACAACACGGCCGACTGGCTGGCCGGGCCGACTACGTCGCTCGCGAGCGTCTACCGGGGCGACACGCGCACGCAGGCGCTGTTCGCGCAGGACGCGTGGCGTTTCGCGCCCGGCTGGCTCGCGACCCTCGGCCTGCGCTACGAGCGCTGGGATGCATACGGCGGCGCGCTCGGCAACGCCAACGGCATGCTCGGCTACGCGGACCGCAGCGCGAATGCGCTGTCGCCGAAAGTCGCGCTGCAATGGGACGCGACGGACGTCTGGCGCTTCCGCGTGTCGTTCGCGACCGGCACGCGCTTCCCGACGGTCGGCGAGCTGTTCCAGGGGACGATCTCGAACAACGCGATCGTCAACAACAGCCCGAATCTGCGGCCGGAAAAGGCAATGGACTGGGACTTCACGGCCGAACGCGACGTGGGCGTCGGCGTCATGCGCGCGAGCGTGTTCCAGAGCGACCTGCGCGATTCGATCTACAGCCAGACGACGGTGTCGGGCGCGTCGAGCGTCACCAACATCTCGAACGTCGATCGCGTGCGGGTACGCGGCGTCGAGCTCGCATTCAGCGGCCAGAACGTCGGGCTGCGCGGACTCGACATCGACGCGAACGTGTCGGCGAGCAATGCGCAGATCCTGGCCGACACCGCCAATCCGGCGTACGTCGGCTCGCGTTTTCCGCGCATCCCGCGCATGCGCGCGAACCTGCTCGCGTCGTACCGCTTCGACGAACACTGGCTCGCGAGCGTCGGCGTCCGCTACTCGGGCCGCCAGTTCAATACGCTCGACAACAGCGACGTGAATCCGGACGTGTACGGCGGCACGAGCGTCTTCACGGTCGTCGACCTGAAGGCGCGCTACCGGTTCGATCGTCACTGGACCGCGTCGGTCGGCATCGACAACCTGACGGATCGTCGTTACTACGTGTTCCACCCGTATCCGGGGCGCACTTTCTTCGGAGAACTGAAATGGTCACTGTGA
- a CDS encoding sialidase family protein has product MVTVKSFAAGCALWLAVLSPAGAHDAPTAADPHAAHMSMHAAPAQQKQPLATGAAFDVRHRLWVAWVEGAHVIVAHSDDAGRTLSALATVNAMPEPIYTSAENRPKIATSPDGRAVYVSWSMPLDAPYTGMVRFSRSLDGGATWSVPLTVHRDRQAITHRFDMMAVDPAGNIAIAWIDKRDLVAAKTAEQAYDGAAVYYAVSRNGGASFEPERKVTDHTCECCRIAMAIDPAGHIEAVWRNVFPGQIRDHALAVLPLSASAPVVPVRATFSNWHVEACPEHGPALAITADGTRHIAWFGVVDGRADAFYSRIGADGRPLGTPWVFGANPAVPAEQASHAALVARGDVVWLAWKAFDGDTMHIKLRRSDDRGEHWSAPREIASTTGASDNPQLLDDAGRIYLSWRTRNDGYRLIPVEGVQ; this is encoded by the coding sequence ATGGTCACTGTGAAATCGTTCGCGGCAGGCTGCGCGTTGTGGCTCGCAGTGCTGTCGCCTGCCGGCGCGCACGACGCTCCGACGGCCGCTGATCCGCATGCCGCGCACATGAGCATGCACGCCGCGCCGGCGCAGCAGAAGCAGCCGCTCGCGACCGGTGCAGCATTCGACGTGCGGCACCGGTTGTGGGTCGCATGGGTCGAAGGCGCGCACGTTATCGTCGCGCACTCGGATGACGCGGGCCGCACGCTGTCCGCGCTCGCGACCGTCAACGCGATGCCCGAGCCGATCTACACGAGTGCGGAGAATCGGCCGAAGATCGCGACGAGCCCGGACGGTCGCGCGGTGTACGTATCGTGGTCGATGCCGCTCGATGCGCCGTACACCGGCATGGTGCGCTTCTCGCGTTCGCTCGACGGCGGCGCGACCTGGAGCGTGCCGCTCACCGTGCATCGCGACCGGCAGGCGATCACGCACCGCTTCGACATGATGGCGGTCGATCCGGCCGGCAACATCGCGATCGCGTGGATCGACAAGCGCGATCTCGTCGCGGCGAAGACGGCAGAGCAGGCATACGACGGCGCGGCCGTCTACTACGCTGTGTCGCGTAACGGCGGCGCGTCGTTCGAGCCCGAGCGCAAGGTGACCGATCACACGTGCGAATGCTGCCGCATCGCGATGGCGATCGATCCGGCCGGACATATCGAAGCCGTGTGGCGTAACGTGTTCCCCGGGCAGATCCGCGACCATGCGCTCGCGGTCTTGCCGCTGTCGGCGTCGGCGCCCGTCGTGCCGGTGCGCGCGACATTCTCGAACTGGCATGTCGAAGCGTGCCCCGAGCATGGGCCGGCGCTCGCGATCACGGCGGACGGCACGCGGCACATCGCGTGGTTCGGCGTGGTCGACGGCCGCGCCGACGCGTTTTATTCGCGCATTGGCGCCGATGGCCGGCCGCTCGGCACGCCTTGGGTGTTCGGCGCGAATCCGGCGGTGCCGGCCGAGCAGGCGTCGCATGCGGCGCTCGTCGCACGCGGTGATGTCGTCTGGCTCGCATGGAAGGCGTTCGACGGCGACACGATGCACATCAAGCTGCGCCGCTCGGACGATCGCGGCGAGCACTGGTCGGCGCCGCGCGAGATCGCGTCGACGACGGGCGCGAGCGACAACCCGCAACTGCTCGACGATGCGGGGCGCATCTACCTGTCGTGGCGCACGCGTAACGACGGCTACCGTCTGATTCCCGTGGAGGGCGTGCAATGA
- a CDS encoding TlpA disulfide reductase family protein: MKQWMVLIGALLASVPAWAGELQPLRAAEVGQLYATAHERPVVVEIWSLDCGYCRENAAHLVAWQRRHPDVRLAMVSMDAIDDNGAAIAQALAQMNLPPQVAQYANAEPMPERLRAALDERWRGEMPRTVWIGRDGAREARSGLLTADVLDGWLQRGKRR, from the coding sequence ATGAAACAATGGATGGTTCTGATCGGCGCGCTGCTCGCGAGCGTGCCGGCGTGGGCCGGCGAACTGCAACCGTTGCGCGCGGCCGAGGTCGGGCAGTTGTACGCGACGGCGCACGAACGGCCGGTCGTCGTCGAAATCTGGTCGCTCGATTGCGGATACTGCCGCGAGAACGCCGCGCATTTGGTCGCGTGGCAGCGTCGACATCCGGACGTGCGGCTCGCGATGGTCTCGATGGACGCGATCGACGACAACGGTGCGGCGATCGCCCAGGCGCTCGCGCAGATGAACCTGCCGCCGCAGGTCGCGCAGTATGCGAACGCGGAGCCGATGCCCGAGCGTCTGCGGGCGGCGCTCGATGAGAGATGGCGGGGAGAAATGCCGCGTACCGTGTGGATCGGACGGGATGGCGCACGCGAGGCGCGCAGCGGATTGCTGACGGCCGACGTGCTCGACGGCTGGTTGCAGCGTGGCAAGCGCCGATGA
- a CDS encoding GlsB/YeaQ/YmgE family stress response membrane protein, translated as MTHGLIMWLIIGAIAGWLAGLLVKGGGFGLIVDIIVGIVGAVIGGWLAGLLGISLGSGFIGSVVVAVIGAVILLFVIRLFRRAA; from the coding sequence ATGACTCATGGCTTGATTATGTGGCTCATCATCGGCGCGATCGCCGGCTGGCTGGCGGGCCTGCTCGTCAAGGGCGGCGGGTTCGGCCTGATCGTCGACATCATCGTCGGTATCGTCGGCGCGGTGATCGGCGGCTGGCTGGCCGGGCTGCTCGGCATCAGCCTCGGCAGCGGCTTCATCGGCTCGGTGGTCGTCGCTGTCATCGGCGCCGTGATCCTGCTGTTCGTGATCCGGCTATTCAGGCGCGCGGCCTGA
- a CDS encoding FAD-dependent oxidoreductase, protein MGIEFKPYPFVAARHLAHLPTCSNGVDMQRHRVAIVGGGPVGLAVALGLANHGIRSVLIEADDSVCHGSRAICISRRSLEIIERLGALDAFLSVGLPWSGGRSFYRHEEVLHFTMPQDENQKLPPMVNLAQHHIEQFLLDAALRRPELIEIRWQTKVAGVTRHTDGVRLDVDTPLGGYALDADWIVACDGGRSTMREALGLSLHGTSYEGRYVIVDIALDSDRPTERLAYFDPASNPGSTVLVHKQPDNVWRIDYQLRDDEDPEAAVQPENVIPRVQSLLDMMGERGDWSPIWITIYKANALTLERYRHGRVLFCGDAAHLVPIFGVRGANSGIDDADNVAWKLAYVIRGLASDALLDSYSDERVFATHENLRYGTKSTEFMAPPSFAFDLMRKAVLTLAVRHPALRSLINPRQTSAIAYTASPLNADERDAFPGGPPPGSVLAECPLMLQASSDIGNDNGARRGHLTDLVGSRFTALRFTRDGASDPSFADLERHLHGAGIPFALVTLARHAAPHHAGCGGYDADGRLFDLYGARDGTGYLVRPDGHVLGRWHDACPADLSDALERALRPHTSADIQENT, encoded by the coding sequence ATGGGCATCGAATTCAAGCCATATCCGTTCGTCGCCGCGCGCCATCTCGCGCACCTGCCGACCTGCAGCAACGGTGTCGACATGCAGCGGCACCGCGTCGCGATCGTCGGCGGCGGGCCGGTCGGCCTTGCCGTCGCGCTCGGCCTCGCCAATCATGGCATCCGCAGCGTGCTGATCGAAGCCGACGATTCGGTCTGTCACGGCAGCCGCGCGATCTGCATCTCGCGACGCAGCCTCGAGATCATCGAGCGACTCGGCGCACTCGACGCTTTCCTCAGCGTCGGATTGCCGTGGAGCGGCGGACGCAGCTTCTATCGTCACGAAGAAGTGCTGCATTTCACGATGCCGCAGGACGAAAACCAGAAGCTGCCGCCGATGGTGAACCTCGCGCAGCATCACATCGAGCAGTTCCTGCTCGATGCCGCATTGCGCCGCCCCGAGCTCATCGAAATCCGCTGGCAGACGAAGGTCGCGGGTGTCACGCGGCACACTGACGGCGTGCGCCTCGACGTCGATACGCCGCTCGGCGGCTATGCACTCGATGCCGACTGGATCGTCGCGTGCGACGGCGGGCGAAGCACGATGCGCGAAGCGCTCGGCCTGTCGCTGCACGGCACCAGCTATGAAGGCCGTTACGTGATCGTCGACATCGCGCTCGACAGCGATCGGCCGACCGAGCGGCTCGCCTACTTCGACCCTGCGTCGAACCCCGGCTCGACGGTGCTCGTCCACAAGCAACCCGACAACGTATGGCGGATCGACTACCAGTTGCGCGACGATGAGGATCCCGAAGCGGCCGTGCAACCCGAGAACGTGATCCCGCGCGTACAGAGCCTGCTCGACATGATGGGCGAGCGCGGCGACTGGTCGCCGATCTGGATCACGATCTACAAGGCGAACGCGCTGACGCTCGAACGCTACCGGCACGGCCGCGTGCTGTTCTGCGGCGACGCCGCGCACCTCGTGCCGATTTTCGGCGTGCGCGGCGCGAACTCGGGCATCGACGACGCCGACAACGTCGCGTGGAAACTGGCGTACGTGATTCGCGGCCTCGCGTCGGACGCGCTGCTCGACAGCTATTCGGACGAGCGCGTGTTCGCCACGCACGAGAATCTGCGCTACGGCACCAAGAGCACTGAATTCATGGCGCCACCGTCGTTCGCGTTCGACCTGATGCGCAAGGCCGTGCTGACGCTCGCGGTCCGGCATCCGGCGTTGCGTTCCCTGATCAATCCGCGGCAGACATCGGCCATCGCCTACACGGCGTCGCCGCTCAATGCGGACGAACGCGATGCGTTCCCGGGTGGGCCGCCACCCGGCTCGGTGCTCGCCGAGTGTCCGCTGATGCTGCAGGCGTCAAGCGACATCGGCAACGACAACGGCGCGCGTCGCGGCCACCTGACCGATCTCGTTGGCTCGCGCTTCACCGCGTTGCGCTTCACACGCGATGGAGCGTCTGATCCGTCGTTCGCCGATCTCGAACGACACCTGCACGGCGCCGGCATACCGTTCGCGCTGGTCACGCTCGCGCGGCACGCGGCGCCGCATCACGCGGGATGTGGCGGCTACGATGCCGACGGCCGCCTGTTCGACCTGTACGGCGCGCGCGACGGCACGGGCTATCTCGTGCGTCCGGACGGACACGTGCTCGGACGCTGGCACGATGCATGCCCCGCCGATCTAAGCGATGCGCTCGAACGCGCGCTTCGCCCGCACACGTCAGCCGATATTCAGGAAAACACATGA
- a CDS encoding helix-turn-helix transcriptional regulator, producing MRIWRLERPHLGGQLDVSRATGLVTAIGGGEPNAFAAEILKLFDDALSITQCTIFAYEFGNRPRTMSVADHRGGRYLRDVADTYARHFYAHDGNQKIVSATGRGTHRRDVLLHQQAGDEIGHDAYRAACYRGPDVSDRLALLMQPNDSTWLSINLYRAHRSGAFQSREIAAIETLAPLIAQAAQHHYALAGAAQIGIPQLMLARLRGACPALSKRELDVLRGVLEGQTAQEIGETIGVKASSVITYQKRAYRRLGISSQRQLFALCLQP from the coding sequence ATGCGCATCTGGCGCCTCGAACGACCGCACCTCGGCGGACAACTGGACGTGTCCCGTGCCACCGGTCTCGTCACCGCGATCGGCGGGGGCGAGCCGAATGCGTTCGCTGCGGAAATCCTGAAGCTGTTCGACGATGCGCTGTCCATCACGCAGTGCACGATCTTCGCGTACGAGTTCGGCAACCGGCCACGCACCATGTCGGTCGCCGATCATCGCGGCGGTCGCTACCTGCGTGACGTCGCCGATACCTACGCGCGACATTTCTATGCGCACGACGGCAACCAGAAGATCGTGTCGGCCACCGGTCGCGGCACGCACCGCCGCGACGTGCTGCTGCATCAGCAGGCCGGCGACGAGATCGGCCACGACGCATATCGCGCGGCCTGCTACCGCGGCCCCGACGTATCCGATCGCCTCGCGTTGCTGATGCAGCCGAACGACTCGACCTGGCTGTCGATCAACCTGTATCGCGCGCACCGCAGCGGCGCGTTCCAGTCGCGCGAGATCGCGGCCATCGAAACGCTCGCACCGCTGATCGCGCAGGCCGCGCAGCATCACTACGCGCTCGCCGGCGCGGCGCAGATCGGGATCCCGCAACTGATGCTCGCGCGGCTGCGTGGCGCATGCCCGGCACTGTCCAAGCGCGAACTCGACGTGCTGCGCGGCGTGCTCGAAGGCCAGACCGCGCAAGAGATCGGCGAGACGATCGGCGTGAAGGCCTCGAGCGTCATCACCTACCAGAAACGCGCGTATCGACGCCTCGGCATTTCGAGCCAGCGCCAGCTGTTTGCGCTATGCCTGCAACCCTGA
- a CDS encoding class 1 fructose-bisphosphatase produces the protein MSIARRTTLSKFLIEQQRETNNLPADLRLLIEVVARACKAISYNVSKGALGDALGTAGSENVQGEVQKKLDILSNEILLDANEWGGNLAAMASEEMETFFPIPANYPRGEYLLVFDPLDGSSNIDVNVSIGTIFSVLRCPDGKQATEESFLQPGTEQVAAGYAVYGPQSVFVLTTGNGVNCFTLDREVGSWVLTQSNMQIPADTREYAINASNARHWYEPVQRYVNELNAGKEGPRGDNFNMRWIASMVADVHRILNRGGIFMYPADKRTPDRPGKLRLMYEANPMSFIVEQAGGAATTGTQRIMEVQPTGLHQRVPVFLGSKNEVERVTAYHNEGK, from the coding sequence ATGTCCATTGCCCGCCGCACCACGCTGTCCAAGTTCCTGATCGAGCAGCAGCGTGAGACCAACAACCTCCCCGCCGACCTCCGCCTGCTGATCGAAGTCGTTGCCCGCGCGTGCAAGGCGATCAGCTACAACGTATCGAAGGGCGCGCTCGGCGATGCGCTCGGTACCGCCGGCAGCGAGAATGTCCAGGGCGAAGTGCAGAAAAAGCTCGACATCCTGTCGAACGAAATCCTGCTCGACGCGAACGAATGGGGCGGCAACCTTGCCGCGATGGCATCGGAGGAAATGGAAACGTTCTTCCCGATTCCCGCGAACTACCCGCGCGGCGAATACCTGCTCGTGTTCGACCCGCTCGACGGCTCGTCGAACATCGACGTGAACGTGTCGATCGGCACGATCTTCTCGGTGCTGCGCTGCCCGGACGGCAAGCAGGCCACCGAGGAATCGTTCCTGCAGCCGGGCACGGAGCAGGTCGCGGCCGGCTACGCGGTGTATGGCCCGCAATCCGTGTTCGTGCTGACGACCGGCAACGGCGTGAACTGCTTCACGCTCGATCGCGAAGTCGGTTCGTGGGTGCTCACGCAAAGCAACATGCAGATTCCGGCCGATACGCGCGAATACGCGATCAACGCATCGAACGCACGCCACTGGTACGAACCGGTCCAGCGCTACGTCAACGAGCTGAACGCCGGCAAGGAAGGCCCGCGCGGCGACAACTTCAACATGCGCTGGATCGCGTCGATGGTGGCAGACGTGCACCGGATCCTGAACCGCGGCGGCATCTTCATGTACCCGGCCGACAAGCGCACGCCCGATCGTCCGGGCAAGCTGCGCCTGATGTATGAAGCGAACCCGATGTCGTTCATCGTCGAACAGGCCGGCGGCGCGGCGACGACGGGCACGCAGCGCATCATGGAAGTGCAGCCGACCGGCCTGCACCAGCGCGTGCCGGTATTCCTCGGTTCGAAGAACGAAGTCGAGCGCGTGACCGCCTATCACAACGAAGGCAAATAA
- the pepN gene encoding aminopeptidase N: MSDNASSTVIRRADYTPPAFLIDSVALEFDLAPARTIVRNTMRVRRNPDAAPTPHLELMGEALEFLGAALDDKPYGAVRAHEHGLTVENVPDAFELTLDSACAPDQNTTLSGLYVSSGNFFTQCEAEGFRRITYFLDRPDVMASYTVTLRADKTAYPVLLSNGNLVDSGELPDGRHFAKWEDPFRKPSYLFALVAGKLVAIEEKITSGSGKEKLLQVWVEPADLDKTRHAMDSLIHSIRWDEKRFGLELDLDRFMIVAVGDFNMGAMENKGLNIFNTKYVLANPETATDTDFANIESVVGHEYFHNWTGNRVTCRDWFQLSLKEGLTVFRDQEFSADMAAGDDVESAARAVKRIEDVRVLRQLQFAEDAGPMAHPVRPESYVEINNFYTMTVYEKGSEVVRMYQTLFGRDGFRKGMDLYFKRHDGHAVTCDDFRHAMADANGRDLAQFERWYSQAGTPRVSVRTAYDAAARRYTITLTQGYGDASPAARETQQGPLLIPFAIGLIGRDGRDLPLRLDGETTASGTTRVLDFTDTEQTFTFVDVPEQPLPSLLRNFSAPVIVEYDYSDDDLAFLLAHDSDPFNRWEAGQRLATRALLTLAARAAANESLTLGEKFIAAFRRVLTDESLSPAFRELALTLPSETYLADQMAEADPAAVHRARQFVRRQLASALRAEWLAAYEQHQTPGAYDPTPDASGRRALKNLALAYLAELEDPADAVRIATAQYDAANNMTDRAAALGGLLSAAASGANDAAARALDDFYRRFEKEALVIDKWFAMQAAQRGTPAQPTLAKIRKLMAHPAFNLKNPNRARSLIFSFCAANPAQFHAADGSGYAFWAEQVLALDAINPQVAARLARSLELWRRFTPALRDRMREALEQVAAGAKSRDVREIVEKALA; this comes from the coding sequence ATGTCCGACAACGCCTCCTCCACCGTGATCCGCCGCGCCGACTACACGCCGCCGGCTTTCCTCATCGATTCCGTCGCGCTCGAATTCGACCTCGCGCCGGCCCGCACGATCGTCAGGAATACGATGCGCGTGCGTCGCAATCCGGACGCGGCGCCTACCCCGCACCTGGAGCTGATGGGTGAAGCGCTCGAATTCCTCGGTGCAGCGCTCGACGACAAGCCGTATGGCGCGGTGCGTGCGCACGAACACGGGCTGACCGTCGAAAACGTGCCCGACGCATTCGAGCTCACGCTCGACAGCGCGTGCGCGCCGGACCAGAACACGACGCTGTCCGGCCTGTACGTGTCGAGCGGCAACTTCTTCACGCAGTGCGAGGCCGAAGGCTTTCGCCGCATCACCTACTTCCTCGACCGCCCCGACGTGATGGCCTCGTACACCGTCACGCTGCGCGCGGACAAGACCGCGTATCCGGTGCTGCTGTCGAACGGCAACCTCGTCGACTCGGGCGAGCTGCCCGATGGCCGCCACTTCGCGAAATGGGAAGACCCGTTCCGCAAGCCGAGCTATCTGTTCGCGCTGGTCGCGGGCAAGCTCGTCGCGATCGAGGAGAAGATCACGTCCGGTTCCGGCAAGGAAAAGCTGCTGCAGGTCTGGGTCGAACCGGCCGATCTCGACAAGACCCGGCACGCGATGGATTCGCTGATCCACTCGATCCGCTGGGACGAGAAGCGCTTCGGCCTCGAGCTCGATCTCGACCGTTTCATGATCGTCGCCGTGGGCGATTTCAACATGGGCGCGATGGAGAACAAGGGGCTCAACATCTTCAACACGAAGTACGTGCTGGCGAACCCCGAGACCGCCACCGACACCGACTTCGCGAACATCGAATCGGTGGTCGGGCACGAGTACTTCCACAACTGGACCGGCAACCGCGTGACCTGCCGCGACTGGTTCCAGCTGAGCCTGAAGGAAGGGCTGACGGTGTTCCGCGACCAGGAATTCTCGGCCGACATGGCCGCGGGCGACGATGTCGAATCCGCGGCGCGCGCGGTCAAGCGCATCGAGGACGTGCGCGTGCTGCGCCAGCTGCAGTTCGCCGAGGACGCGGGCCCGATGGCCCATCCGGTGCGTCCGGAAAGCTACGTCGAGATCAACAACTTCTACACGATGACCGTCTACGAGAAGGGCTCGGAAGTCGTGCGGATGTACCAGACGCTGTTCGGCCGCGACGGCTTCCGCAAGGGGATGGACCTGTACTTCAAGCGCCACGACGGTCACGCCGTGACGTGCGACGACTTCCGTCACGCAATGGCCGACGCAAACGGACGCGATCTCGCGCAATTCGAGCGCTGGTACAGCCAGGCGGGCACGCCCCGCGTGTCCGTGCGCACCGCGTACGACGCGGCCGCGCGTCGCTACACGATCACGCTCACGCAAGGCTACGGCGATGCGTCGCCGGCCGCGCGCGAGACGCAGCAGGGGCCGCTGCTGATTCCGTTCGCGATCGGCCTGATCGGCCGCGACGGCCGCGACCTGCCGCTGCGCCTCGATGGCGAAACCACCGCGTCGGGCACGACGCGCGTGCTCGACTTCACCGATACCGAACAGACCTTCACGTTCGTCGACGTGCCGGAACAACCGCTGCCGTCGCTGCTGCGCAATTTCTCGGCACCGGTAATCGTCGAGTATGACTACAGCGACGACGACCTCGCGTTCCTGCTCGCGCACGACAGCGATCCGTTCAACCGCTGGGAAGCCGGCCAGCGCCTCGCGACGCGCGCGCTGCTGACGCTCGCCGCACGCGCCGCCGCGAACGAGTCGCTCACGCTCGGCGAGAAATTCATCGCCGCATTCCGCCGCGTGCTGACCGATGAAAGCCTGTCGCCCGCGTTTCGCGAACTCGCGCTGACGCTGCCATCGGAAACCTATCTGGCCGACCAGATGGCGGAAGCCGATCCGGCTGCCGTGCATCGCGCGCGCCAGTTCGTGCGACGCCAGCTCGCGAGCGCGCTGCGCGCGGAGTGGCTCGCCGCGTACGAGCAGCACCAGACGCCGGGCGCGTACGACCCGACGCCCGACGCATCCGGCCGCCGTGCGTTGAAGAACCTCGCGCTCGCGTATCTCGCCGAACTCGAGGATCCGGCCGATGCCGTGCGCATCGCGACCGCGCAGTACGACGCGGCGAACAACATGACCGACCGCGCCGCCGCGCTCGGCGGGCTGTTGTCCGCCGCGGCGTCGGGCGCGAACGACGCGGCCGCGCGCGCACTCGATGACTTCTACCGTCGATTCGAGAAGGAAGCGCTCGTGATCGACAAGTGGTTCGCGATGCAGGCCGCGCAGCGCGGCACGCCCGCGCAGCCGACGCTCGCCAAGATCCGCAAGCTGATGGCGCACCCCGCGTTCAACCTGAAGAACCCGAACCGCGCACGCTCGCTGATCTTCAGTTTCTGCGCGGCGAACCCCGCGCAATTCCACGCCGCGGACGGCTCGGGCTATGCGTTCTGGGCCGAACAGGTGCTCGCGCTCGATGCGATCAACCCGCAGGTCGCCGCGCGCCTCGCCCGCTCGCTCGAACTGTGGCGCCGCTTCACGCCGGCGCTGCGCGACCGGATGCGCGAAGCGCTCGAGCAGGTCGCCGCCGGCGCGAAATCGCGCGACGTGCGCGAAATCGTCGAGAAGGCACTCGCGTAA